The Acanthochromis polyacanthus isolate Apoly-LR-REF ecotype Palm Island chromosome 5, KAUST_Apoly_ChrSc, whole genome shotgun sequence genome includes a window with the following:
- the ilrun gene encoding protein ILRUN, whose translation MEGTDMDVDAELMQKFSCMGTTDKDVLISEFQRLLGFQLNPAGCAFFLDMTNWNLQAAIGAYYDFESPSVNTPSMSFVEDVTIGEGESVPPDTPFTKTWRIQNTGAESWPPGVCLKYIGGDQFGHVNTVMVKSLDPQEISDVSVQMRSPTNPGMYQGQWRMCTATGLFYGDVIWVILSVEVGGLLGVTQQLSSFETEFNTQPQRNVQGDFNPFASPQKNKHDATDNSFRDPGGAWERTQEPIQQDQNGLSHNAVNRASNGLQTNLSVMTYGQGIHGPYPFGQS comes from the exons ATGGAGGGCACAGACATGGACGTGGACGCGGAGCTCATGCAGAAGTTCAGCTGCATGGGCACCACGGACAAGGACGTCCTCATTTCGGAGTTCCAGAGGCTGCTGGGTTTCCAGCTCAACCCAGCCGGCTGCGCCTTCTTCCTGGACATGACCAACTG GAATCTACAGGCTGCTATTGGTGCATATTATGACTTTGAAAGTCCTAGTGTCAACACGCCATCCATGTCCTTTGTCGAAGATGTGACGATTGGCGAAGGAGAGTCTGTCCCTCCAGATACACCGTTCACAAAGACCTGGAGGATACAAAACACAG GTGCAGAGTCATGGCCACCTGGGGTTTGTCTCAAGTATATTGGTGGGGATCAGTTTGGTCATGTTAACACAGTAATGGTGAAGTCTCTAGATCCCCAGGAAATATCAGATGTGAGTGTGCAGATGCGAAGTCCCACAAATCCTGGCATGTATCAAGGCCAGTGGAGGATGTGTACAGCCACCGGATTATTCTACGGAG ATGTAATCTGGGTGATTCTTAGTGTAGAAGTTGGAGGTCTCCTCGGTGTGACCCAACAGCTGTCCTCCTTTGAGACAGAGTTCAACACCCAACCCCAGCGCAATGTCCAGGGAGACTTCAACCCCTTTGCCTCGCCACAGAAGAACAAGCATGATGCCACTGACAACAGCTTCAGAGATCCTGGTGGAGCCTGGGAACGCACACAAGAGCCAATCCAGCAAGATCAGAATGGACTGTCTCATAATGCTGTAAATAGGGCATCAAATGGTCTCCAAACCAATCTTTCCGTGATGACTTATGGCCAG ggtATTCACGGACCCTATCCATTTGGACAGAGCTAG